The Alnus glutinosa chromosome 1, dhAlnGlut1.1, whole genome shotgun sequence region tttaaatacagaTATAAAAACTCACTCTAGGCTGCGGATGGAGTGGTCCCGAACGAAAAACCCTCTGTATATCTAGTCATCGAATCAAGTGAAAGTAAAACAAACTATAGATGTCCCGTGAATATCAAACAGCTCCATTGTGTCTTAAACATTTCAAATTGTACAAATTCCGCATTTGCGATTAGTTCAGGCTATTGCACATAACATCAAAATCTTTAGCAGCCAAAATCCAGTTAAACCCCAAACTATCTCCATACCACCCAATGGAGCCTTTCAGTCTCttagaatattgattaagtgattaaattcacTCTTTGTCAGAAACTACAGCTTTTGGGATAGAAATCTGCCATGGTATCAATGTGAGATCCTGAGTTCAAATTCTAACTCGGCAGGCTTAAGCTTGGGACAAGCGAAAATTAATCATATTCCGATACCGATGGCGACTAACTAAACGAACATAAGCATTGACGAAAAGgatacaacaaagagccatagACAAGGAGCCCGATAGCAGCGAAGACGTGGTGGGTCCTAGAGAGTCTTGCTTGCCCAAGTGCTCGTCCCTGGTCACAAACTCTTCCAATTTCTGCAACAAGTCGGAGCAGAGGGCGGGCATGCTTCCGCTCTCGATACTGGGGCTCGTCGCCATAGACGAGTCATAGATGTAGTCGCAGGAATTGCACCCTGTAGCAATCACCACCACTTGGTTGAATTGGTTCAGAACTAAGATCGAGTTCAGAAACGTAAGTACCTGTAGTAAAAGCGCAAAAACTGAGAATCGAAACCGCAATTAACCTCAGTTTGGCTCGCCAGAAAATGCAgcagaaaattttgaaaagcctTATTAATTTCGATCAATCAGACGGTCAGGGTTTggaatcgagagagagagagtacatgAGACAGGAACTTGgagaaagggaaagagaaagagCTCCAGAAGAAAGGGTTAGTGTCCAACAGTACCACCAGGAGGCTGACGTCATCTGCAACAACACGATCCAACAACAAACAGAGAATgagataaagaagaagaatgtgAGGGTAGAGAGCGAAAGAGAGAGGGACCTGCATAGAGCTTTGAAGGAGCGGAGGCCATGAGAATTTGCTATCAAATGTAGTTGGTTTCGCAGGAACTTAACGCAATGGGAGAGGATGGGGATTCTCTGCAATTGTTTTTTCTGATGAGTGATATGATCATATGAACTGCAGTCTACTCGTTGGAGCACAACGGGTATAACTTTCTCTCGGGTCGGAAAGAGGCCCAATGTCGGGTTTATCGAATTGGGCCAAGAACAAAACCCTGCAATGAGAATGTGCCAgatgtcgtttttttttttttttttaaaatacatgaaAAGAAATTCCAACGACAAGGAATGGGCAatccaaaataaaaactatGAATGAATGTATGCAGTAGCAATGTTCCGAAGATGTAGGCCAAATGATTCTTTGCACGGATGCCAAGAATTTAG contains the following coding sequences:
- the LOC133854550 gene encoding general transcription and DNA repair factor IIH subunit TFB4 isoform X2: MASAPSKLYADDVSLLVVLLDTNPFFWSSFSFPFSKFLSHVLTFLNSILVLNQFNQVVVIATGCNSCDYIYDSSMATSPSIESGSMPALCSDLLQKLEEFVTRDEHLGKQDSLGPTTSSLLSGSLSMALCYIQRVFRSGPLHPQPRASYITGGVYQKPQQLDGLFQYLLTVFATDLHSRTFLQLPKSVGVDFRASCFCHKKTIDMGSICSVCLSIFCKHHKKCSTCGSVFGQAHSDVASVSNLKRKTPET